From Candidatus Margulisiibacteriota bacterium:
TGTCAGCGAGACAGATTATAGTTATTTGTAATATTTTTTTACTTTTTATTTTTAGTTATCTTTATTGCTATTCATATCTTTTTCTAAAGCTGAAAGAATCGTAATTTCATCTGCAACTATTTCTGTTACCCATTTTTTTTGATCGTCTTTTTCATAATTTCTTATCTGGATTTTCCCATCTACTAATATCCGCTTACCTTTGTTGAGATACTCCCCACATATTTCCGCCAATTTCCCCCAGCTGATAATCGGAATAAAATCAACCTCCTGCTCATCAT
This genomic window contains:
- a CDS encoding single-stranded DNA-binding protein translates to MKGYNHVTLVGNLVKDPDKKSIGKSQKTSFVLAVSRNYKKNDEQEVDFIPIISWGKLAEICGEYLNKGKRILVDGKIQIRNYEKDDQKKWVTEIVADEITILSALEKDMNSNKDN